Sequence from the Microbacterium dextranolyticum genome:
ATGACGCGCGGCGCACCGCATGAGCCCAACCGCCGGCGATTCGCTCGCCTCCGCCGTCGCCCTGCTGAGCGTGCTCTCGGTCGCGGTCGGCGTCGTCCTCTATGTCTGGACCGGCCTCGCCCTGTCCGCGCTGTTCCGGAAGCTCGGCGAGGAGCGCTGGAAGGCCTGGGTGCCGTTCCTGAACATCGCCACCGTCCTCACGCGCGGAGGCTTCAGCCCCTGGCTCGTGATCCTGGCCGTCGTTCCCATCGCCCAGGTCGTGCTCTTCGTGCTCGTCGTCATCTCGGCGCACCGCATCAACCTCGGCTTCGGGTACGGCGCCGGCATGACCGTGCTCGCGGCCCTCGCCTTCGTCGTCTGGGCGAGCGTCCTCGGGTTCGGCTCGGCACGGTGGCTCGGTGCCGGTGCCGAGTCGCGCGGCCGTCTCGAACCGCCGCCGGCTCCACTCGCCCCGAGGCCGCCGAGCGTCCCACCGCTGTCGGTCGTCCTGCCGGGGGCCGAGACCGTCCGTCCGGCTCGGGATGCCGCGGACGCGGGTGCCGCATGGGCGGCCCCCGCGCCGCTGTCCGCGGCACCGGCATCCGCCGCCTCGTTCGCTCCGCCGACACCGTCGGCCTCGCCGACGCCGGGCGGCTGGACACCGCCGGACACCGGCGTGCCGTCTGGACCGATCACGGCCGTGCCCGGAGCGCGGCCCGCGCCCGACGAACCGCGCGCGGTGGCATCCGTCGCCCGCGTCCCCGCCGTCCGCGACGCCCCCGCACCGGAAGCGGCATCGCCCGAACAGGCCCAATCCGTCGTGCCGTCGACGCGTGCTCCGCGGGCTTCCGCCGAGTCGGATGCGGATGCCTTCCCGGAACTGTCCGCCGAGGTGTCCGCAGTCCTGGACGCGCCCCGCGCGGGGGCGCCCCGCTCCGCCGCCGGCGCCGTCCCGGCGCAGCACCGGCTCCTGGGCGACGGTCAGGAGACCGCCCCCGCGGA
This genomic interval carries:
- a CDS encoding DUF5684 domain-containing protein, whose amino-acid sequence is MSPTAGDSLASAVALLSVLSVAVGVVLYVWTGLALSALFRKLGEERWKAWVPFLNIATVLTRGGFSPWLVILAVVPIAQVVLFVLVVISAHRINLGFGYGAGMTVLAALAFVVWASVLGFGSARWLGAGAESRGRLEPPPAPLAPRPPSVPPLSVVLPGAETVRPARDAADAGAAWAAPAPLSAAPASAASFAPPTPSASPTPGGWTPPDTGVPSGPITAVPGARPAPDEPRAVASVARVPAVRDAPAPEAASPEQAQSVVPSTRAPRASAESDADAFPELSAEVSAVLDAPRAGAPRSAAGAVPAQHRLLGDGQETAPADDDGGWSPPRPVEASAVPEDDIDVTVIARRRRRPTWELVPAAGAPIPLSAAVVILGRNPAGDPAFPDAQLVSVADEARTVSKTHARIELRGESWTVSDLGSTNGVLVRTLRGEEVDPGPDGRIEPGERFLLGDEEFHLRRIER